One Bos taurus isolate L1 Dominette 01449 registration number 42190680 breed Hereford chromosome 14, ARS-UCD2.0, whole genome shotgun sequence genomic region harbors:
- the FOXH1 gene encoding forkhead box protein H1 isoform X1, which yields MGPCSNPGLGLPEGDSPSQPPKRRKKRYLRHDKPPYTYLAMIALVIQAAPSRRLKLAQIIRQVQAAFPFFRDDYEGWKDSIRHNLSSNRCFRKVPKDPAKPQAKGNFWAVDVSLIPAEALRLQNTALCRRWQSRGARGAFAKDLGPYVLHGRPYQPPSPQSPPCEGFSIKSLLGDSGEETPRSSPRRSGSQRSGEGEVPAAPPPSEKPLWPVCPLPRPIRAEGKTSQGENSKPSVLSPEPRAWPLHLLQGTPDPGVLSGGGHRASLWGQLPTSYLPIYTPNVVMPLAPLPPTSCPRCPPSTSTGYWGVAPETHGPTRLLWDLDTLFQGVPPNKSIYDVWVSHPRDLATPTPGWLLSWYGL from the exons ATGGGGCCCTGCAGCAACCCCGGCCTGGGTCTCCCTGAGGGGGATTCGCCCTCCCAGCCCcccaagaggaggaagaagagatacCTGCGGCATGACAAGCCCCCCTACACCTACTTGGCCATGATCGCCCTTGTGATCCAGGCTGCACCCTCCCGCAGGCTGAAGCTGGCCCAG ATCATCCGTCAGGTCCAGGCCGCGTTCCCCTTCTTCAGGGACGATTACGAAGGCTGGAAAGACTCCATCCGCCACAACCTCTCCTCCAACCGGTGCTTCCGCAAG gtgCCCAAGGATCCCGCGAAGCCCCAGGCCAAGGGCAACTTCTGGGCGGTCGACGTGAGCCTGATCCCGGCCGAAGCGCTGCGGCTGCAGAACACGGCCCTGTGCCGGCGCTGGCAGAGCAGGGGCGCGAGGGGAGCCTTCGCCAAGGATCTCGGCCCCTACGTGCTGCACGGCCGACCCTACCAGCCGCCCAGTCCCCAGTCGCCGCCCTGCGAGGGCTTCAGCATCAAGTCTCTGCTAGGGGACTCCGGGGAGGAGACGCCGCGGAGCAGCCCCAGACGGTCAGGCTCACAGCGCTCAGGGGAGGGAGAGGTGCCTGCTGCACCCCCGCCCTCTGAGAAGCCTTTGTGGCCCGTCTGCCCCCTCCCAAGGCCCATCAGGGCAGAGGGGAAGACTTCCCAGGGGGAAAACAGCAAGCCCTCCGTCCTGTCCCCtgagcccagggcctggcctcTCCACTTACTGCAGGGCACCCCAGACCCCGGGGTTCTCTCTGGTGGAGGTCACAGGGCCTCGCTGTGGGGGCAGCTGCCCACCTCCTACTTGCCCATTTACACTCCCAATGTGGTGATGCCTTTGGCCCCACTGCCACCCACCTCCTGCCCCCGGTGCCCTCCCTCCACCAGCACAGGCTATTGGGGGGTGGCCCCTGAAACCCATGGCCCCACAAGGCTGCTCTGGGATCTAGATACTCTCTTCCAGGGGGTGCCACCCAACAAAAGCATCTATGACGTGTGGGTTAGCCACCCCCGAGACCTGgctacccccaccccaggctggctACTCTCCTGGTATGGCCTGTGA
- the FOXH1 gene encoding forkhead box protein H1 isoform X2, translating into MIALVIQAAPSRRLKLAQIIRQVQAAFPFFRDDYEGWKDSIRHNLSSNRCFRKVPKDPAKPQAKGNFWAVDVSLIPAEALRLQNTALCRRWQSRGARGAFAKDLGPYVLHGRPYQPPSPQSPPCEGFSIKSLLGDSGEETPRSSPRRSGSQRSGEGEVPAAPPPSEKPLWPVCPLPRPIRAEGKTSQGENSKPSVLSPEPRAWPLHLLQGTPDPGVLSGGGHRASLWGQLPTSYLPIYTPNVVMPLAPLPPTSCPRCPPSTSTGYWGVAPETHGPTRLLWDLDTLFQGVPPNKSIYDVWVSHPRDLATPTPGWLLSWYGL; encoded by the exons ATGATCGCCCTTGTGATCCAGGCTGCACCCTCCCGCAGGCTGAAGCTGGCCCAG ATCATCCGTCAGGTCCAGGCCGCGTTCCCCTTCTTCAGGGACGATTACGAAGGCTGGAAAGACTCCATCCGCCACAACCTCTCCTCCAACCGGTGCTTCCGCAAG gtgCCCAAGGATCCCGCGAAGCCCCAGGCCAAGGGCAACTTCTGGGCGGTCGACGTGAGCCTGATCCCGGCCGAAGCGCTGCGGCTGCAGAACACGGCCCTGTGCCGGCGCTGGCAGAGCAGGGGCGCGAGGGGAGCCTTCGCCAAGGATCTCGGCCCCTACGTGCTGCACGGCCGACCCTACCAGCCGCCCAGTCCCCAGTCGCCGCCCTGCGAGGGCTTCAGCATCAAGTCTCTGCTAGGGGACTCCGGGGAGGAGACGCCGCGGAGCAGCCCCAGACGGTCAGGCTCACAGCGCTCAGGGGAGGGAGAGGTGCCTGCTGCACCCCCGCCCTCTGAGAAGCCTTTGTGGCCCGTCTGCCCCCTCCCAAGGCCCATCAGGGCAGAGGGGAAGACTTCCCAGGGGGAAAACAGCAAGCCCTCCGTCCTGTCCCCtgagcccagggcctggcctcTCCACTTACTGCAGGGCACCCCAGACCCCGGGGTTCTCTCTGGTGGAGGTCACAGGGCCTCGCTGTGGGGGCAGCTGCCCACCTCCTACTTGCCCATTTACACTCCCAATGTGGTGATGCCTTTGGCCCCACTGCCACCCACCTCCTGCCCCCGGTGCCCTCCCTCCACCAGCACAGGCTATTGGGGGGTGGCCCCTGAAACCCATGGCCCCACAAGGCTGCTCTGGGATCTAGATACTCTCTTCCAGGGGGTGCCACCCAACAAAAGCATCTATGACGTGTGGGTTAGCCACCCCCGAGACCTGgctacccccaccccaggctggctACTCTCCTGGTATGGCCTGTGA